Within Burkholderia latens, the genomic segment TGGCAATCGGCACGCTGTTCGCGTCGCAGATCGACGCGGTCTTCGCCTTTGTCGCCCGTCTCGGCTGGCACGTGCTCATCGTGATCGCCATCGCACCGCCGCTGTATTTCGTGTACGGATATTGCCGCCGGCGAATGCTGGCAAGCGCGCTCGGGAAAGCGCGGATCAGCGCGGGCGAACTGCATGCGCTGCTCGCGAACAATCCGCGGCCGGCCGTGATCGATATCCGTTCCGCCGAGCGGAGAATGCTCGATCCGTTCGTCATTCCGGGCGCGGTGATCGGCGATGAACGCAAGCCCCGCCAGATCATGGAGCGCTATGGCACGAACCGGACGCTCGTCATCTATTGCGCGTGCCCGCACGAAACGTCTGCCGCGTCGGTGGCCAGGCAGTTGCGGCTGTCCGGCGTCAAGCTCGCCCTGCCGCTCACCGGCGGTATCGATGCGTGGCGCGTCGAGGGCTTCGACGTGGAACCGATGGTCGCGATGAACGACGCGGCAATCGGCCCGGAAAAGCAGAAAGCCTTCACGTATTGACTCCGTGGCCCCGTGGCGCGCCCAGGTTCCCGGGCAGCGTGGTATCGCACCGTTGGCGGCCTGCGGGCCGCCGATTCGGCTGGCGACCGACAACACCGCCATGACGCCTTCATCCGCTCGTGCAGCGCGCGCCGGACATTGGTATCGCAACCTTCCCTCCCCCAGCTTCACGCCTCTTCCCGGTCGCATCCTCGGCAGACCTGACACGGCTTTTTCGATCACAGTTGCGCCATGCGGCGACTGCACCGCTTGTCGCAAACCTGCTGGCAAGACGACCTGTCGTTCGGATTGCGGGTAACGCGCCCCTTCCGCCGCTGCACGCTTGGCGGGCATATTCCCCGACACAGGCAGTGAGATCGGCGTAACGGACAAGCGATGTCAGCACGCTCGAAACGCCATCCGGCGCGTTTCCGTGACGATGAAGGCACGCGCTGGCCTCGAACGGCTTGATCACAGTTGGACGAAGCGTTTGAAGCACGGGGTGGCGGCTCCCTGCAACGATCCGGCCAGTCGGCCAAATGCGACGGCATGGTGGCCATCATGTTGACGGACACCATGCCGGGATCGACGCTCGCTGGTTTGGCATATCCCCCAGCCGCGGAAGCCGGGCGATCGTCGCCGTGCGGTTCCAGCGGCCGCGTTCAGTGCCCGCCGGCCGCTATCCCGCCGCCGCTGCCCTTGACCGGCCGGGTGAGCCAGACCAGCGGAATGATACCGACGAAGATGATCGACGACACCCAGAAGATGTCGTTCAGCGCGAGCATCGCGGCCTGCGCGTTCAGCGAGCGTTCGAAGAAGGCCGTGGCCTGATCCACACCGACGCCGAGCATCGCCTGGAGCTGCGCGACGGCACTCGTGTAGGTCGGGTTGTTCACGCTCGTTTGCTCGGCGAGCCGCGCATGATGCAGGATCGTCCGGTCGTTCCATCCGGTCGCGATCAGCGACGTGCCGACGCCGCCCGCGAACACGCGCACGAAATTCGACAGCCCGGCGGCCGCCGGAATCCGGTCGGGCGTCAGGCCGGACAGGATGATCGCGGTCAGCGGCGTGAAGAAGAGCGCCATCGGAATGCCTTGCAGCAAGGTCGGCAGCACCAGCGTATACGGGTCGACGCCCGTCGTGTAATGCGAGCGCATGAAAAACACGCCCGCAAAGCCGACGAAGGCCAGCGTCGCGAGCACCCGCGCGTCCGACTTCGGCATGATCTTCGCCATCAACGGTGCCAGCAGCACGGCGAAGATCCCGAGCGGCGCCGTCACGAGCCCGGCGTCCACCGACCGATAGCCGAGATAGCCCTGAATCCATTGCGGCAGGATCACGAGGTTCGAGA encodes:
- a CDS encoding VTT domain-containing protein codes for the protein MMSHEMIARYGTLVVFLNVLGSSLGLPLPAIPTLVTVGAGIALVTHVASSALLHFSALLAAAVVGGLLGDLVWYQGGKRYGKRTLHTVCKLTPSRDACVRTTERFFGRWGVRVLVVARFVPGLSLVAVPLCGAMAVRLRAFVLHDCVGVALWASIGLAIGTLFASQIDAVFAFVARLGWHVLIVIAIAPPLYFVYGYCRRRMLASALGKARISAGELHALLANNPRPAVIDIRSAERRMLDPFVIPGAVIGDERKPRQIMERYGTNRTLVIYCACPHETSAASVARQLRLSGVKLALPLTGGIDAWRVEGFDVEPMVAMNDAAIGPEKQKAFTY